From Shewanella psychrophila, a single genomic window includes:
- a CDS encoding thioredoxin domain-containing protein, whose translation MQPASANNAGSFNDELLAVFKARKPWLVNRKIVSSHIFTPKYINNLINSDSPYLLSHSLQPVDWIEWQPSFESDFKSGDKLVFVSIGYSTCHWCHVMAEESFANTDIADILNQSYISIKVDREQWPLVDERFKSALELLKGEAGWPLNVILTPEGKIVWIDSYLNKDKFTKVIQGLAKRWQKQPKAIFSLASRIEATVNPDPLPTSNPETNPLSKSDWRKLLPKQHQSVYQALLNEQRPGEPRFFREIWQLGLLDEYLRTGNEAYLKAVENQLSEILLSPVFDAIDGSFHRYTVDSEWKTPHFEKMLYTQANMITLLAKAYGITGKQHYRIAMEQTIDWVELWLKNDSGYSSAVSAISEGQEGKYYHFSETPLDSGTVNVAGFKVVNRFTHDIQNENVQNYLISLDSLDSDWRELTSYQELKKYRKQKVKPELDEKVIVSWNSRYAIALLDAFEVTDKAEYLENSISLLESLWQAAKLDGELYRIVFLGRASIPPQMEDYALFAKAQFRLAFYQPWQTEKDDESKRKFYAQSDGNRVVESVGESIDESETSIMTTSALHDSSAATRGNWLLEQMMIHFDENGEHDGKSLYAKITNLNTDGEQSSVYTSVYEALALGELYSQSPVYKKLIGRFTKNHSHLPIEMFKHYSFVSSVADSLSPARLNHAIFAKGHGRIKAFYSEPNLNSKPNEVSHGGVIKVTFTMENGWHVNANSVSKSRFIPTTVKLDRDVADSQTDTDIRYPEPRIRKLGFSDSKLALYEGRFEIFLEGGVIQEGELQKELKSIDIRIQACSDQLCLLPETIKLNL comes from the coding sequence TTGCAGCCTGCGAGCGCAAATAATGCAGGGTCTTTCAATGATGAATTACTTGCCGTCTTTAAGGCGCGTAAGCCCTGGCTCGTTAATCGCAAAATTGTTAGTTCACATATATTTACGCCTAAGTATATTAATAACTTAATCAATTCTGATTCTCCCTATCTGCTCAGTCACTCTCTACAGCCCGTTGACTGGATTGAGTGGCAGCCTAGTTTTGAGTCTGATTTTAAAAGCGGTGACAAACTTGTCTTTGTCTCTATTGGCTATTCTACTTGCCACTGGTGCCATGTGATGGCAGAAGAGAGTTTTGCTAATACTGACATCGCAGATATTCTTAATCAGTCTTATATCAGTATTAAAGTCGATAGAGAGCAGTGGCCGCTGGTGGATGAGCGTTTTAAATCCGCTTTGGAATTATTGAAAGGTGAGGCTGGCTGGCCTCTCAATGTGATATTGACGCCAGAAGGGAAGATAGTTTGGATTGACTCTTATCTTAATAAAGATAAGTTTACTAAGGTGATCCAAGGACTTGCTAAGCGATGGCAGAAGCAACCAAAAGCTATATTTAGTCTGGCGAGTAGAATAGAGGCCACAGTAAATCCTGATCCACTTCCTACTTCTAATCCAGAGACAAATCCGCTTTCAAAAAGCGACTGGCGAAAATTATTACCTAAGCAACATCAGTCGGTTTATCAGGCTTTACTCAATGAACAACGTCCCGGCGAACCGCGATTTTTTCGAGAAATCTGGCAACTTGGCTTACTCGATGAGTATTTGAGAACAGGTAATGAAGCTTATTTAAAAGCAGTAGAAAATCAGCTATCAGAGATCTTGTTAAGCCCGGTATTTGATGCAATTGATGGTAGTTTTCATCGCTATACCGTGGACAGTGAGTGGAAGACCCCTCACTTTGAGAAGATGCTCTATACCCAAGCGAATATGATAACTCTGTTAGCAAAAGCTTACGGTATTACAGGTAAGCAGCATTACCGTATCGCAATGGAGCAAACCATTGATTGGGTTGAGCTGTGGCTGAAGAATGATTCAGGTTATTCTTCGGCAGTATCGGCTATCTCAGAAGGACAAGAGGGTAAGTATTATCACTTTAGCGAAACTCCGTTAGACTCAGGCACAGTCAATGTAGCTGGATTTAAAGTTGTAAATAGGTTCACCCATGATATCCAAAATGAAAATGTTCAGAATTACTTAATATCACTTGATTCATTAGATTCCGATTGGCGTGAATTGACCAGTTATCAGGAGTTAAAAAAATATCGTAAGCAAAAAGTAAAACCAGAACTTGATGAGAAAGTCATTGTCAGTTGGAACAGCCGTTATGCGATTGCGCTACTTGATGCTTTTGAGGTAACAGATAAAGCAGAATATCTGGAAAATAGCATCAGCTTGCTTGAGTCACTTTGGCAAGCTGCAAAACTTGATGGAGAACTATATCGAATAGTATTCCTAGGGCGAGCATCTATTCCGCCACAGATGGAAGATTATGCTTTGTTTGCAAAAGCTCAGTTTAGGCTGGCTTTCTATCAGCCTTGGCAGACCGAAAAAGATGATGAGAGTAAGCGTAAGTTTTATGCTCAGAGTGATGGCAATCGTGTCGTTGAGAGTGTAGGTGAGAGCATAGACGAGAGTGAGACATCTATTATGACGACTAGCGCTTTACACGATAGTTCAGCAGCCACTAGGGGAAATTGGTTACTAGAACAAATGATGATTCATTTTGATGAAAATGGTGAGCATGATGGTAAAAGTCTATATGCAAAGATCACTAATTTGAACACTGATGGAGAGCAATCTTCAGTCTATACATCGGTATATGAAGCATTAGCCTTAGGGGAACTATATTCACAGAGTCCAGTTTATAAAAAATTAATCGGTAGGTTCACTAAAAACCATAGTCACCTTCCTATTGAAATGTTTAAACATTATAGCTTCGTCAGTAGTGTGGCCGACAGTCTGAGCCCTGCAAGGTTAAATCATGCTATTTTCGCCAAAGGACATGGACGGATAAAAGCATTCTATAGTGAACCTAATTTAAATAGTAAACCGAACGAAGTGAGTCATGGTGGTGTTATTAAAGTCACTTTTACTATGGAAAATGGATGGCATGTTAATGCTAATTCTGTTTCAAAGAGTCGGTTTATTCCCACAACGGTTAAGTTAGATCGAGATGTTGCAGATTCACAAACTGATACAGATATTCGATATCCAGAACCTAGAATTCGAAAACTTGGTTTTAGTGATAGTAAGCTTGCACTTTATGAAGGCAGATTTGAAATCTTTCTAGAAGGAGGAGTAATCCAAGAGGGGGAGCTGCAGAAAGAGCTCAAGTCTATTGATATTAGAATCCAAGCTTGCTCAGATCAACTTTGTCTGTTGCCAGAAACCATAAAACTGAATTTGTAA
- a CDS encoding CRTAC1 family protein has translation MRSISNGIHSSLGFSHNPVRKLAVSIKAVLLGVVLISSGMATNAYAIDQVDISQLDDGILKLMGKLESVKDPKCHATATRLEGLIYGTPLSTNARYAKTELQKRLVRAIWQKAASLHLDASQLSLSQVNEASELLFQTELKQLKQGLPDVNQSYWSVSTNGVTTEINSRDQQHYGSIAYTLRAMLAVQQDVLLDFDIELPELSDDAAKAITEKVDLVTLSLLKRADSLAREVDSYEVSAKMITQSWGVIFPSLESSENVGTANSSSSKAAKSGLLLPLIEQKIAAFEQYNEVNQTLFARNLQVYFAKLALPKDPAKKAAFKQYFTEAMIAFSGTLYLDAQARVSNGSTIKESDVAASVQSLLPHSINEYEDVIFYPNYPKDKQVIIESYDMDSFRDSGLHWLYFKEALLDAKSLVKIEADPFAAELLSEAIAHYGVLLLRNAGIEGKRLKQEMLSSELVALSYEKIMSDLQKYHNYQPQKLAKTGIISAGGNGGDTPQTRYFINVTDKQGFKAEHRSSDWLSRQLRSYLSKSSETGIITIPPAFGGGGVAAEDINNDGLTDILILSGLGNKLFLNKGGHFEDITVSAGLDNDSKRKGSEDTAGEPRQPLIADFDNDGDQDIVITYVDEAHRVYRNDGEAKFTEVTAIASLGGAGLVGGPATTFDVNNDGLLDIYIEYFGNYLKGELPTLKRRNDNGGVNVLFINKGGFKFEQAKDALGANNSGWGQAVTHTDLNMDGWQDLIVGNDFGVNAYYINQQGKGFVDYAAKLGTDKPSYTMNLSLSDLNRDGIADIYVSNIVTMNKDQKYVTPSEDTSAEFNPDKLANMRVVEGNDLFLSTFADNGVIKYQHSDLVGRGFSSTGWAWDADFLDVDNDGDDDLYVLNGMNDYYVYSTENPYYNDPMTGESLAVNFPDAAKASNVFFLNSSGKLSNVSALSGLDMIANSRSASYLDFDNDGDLDVVVNNYHDTAQLFENQAQKLNNNWIKITLQGSSKHGVNLDGIGAQIIVGYENDGYSWRQVSGSQGYMSVHPKQQHIGLGKATSANLMVIWPNGIRQSISNVKANQSYTVRYPKR, from the coding sequence ATGCGCAGTATAAGCAATGGAATTCATTCTAGTTTGGGCTTTAGTCATAATCCAGTACGAAAACTTGCCGTCAGTATCAAAGCTGTGTTGTTAGGCGTAGTGCTAATATCATCTGGTATGGCAACAAATGCTTATGCCATTGATCAAGTTGATATCAGTCAGTTAGATGATGGTATATTAAAACTGATGGGGAAATTAGAGTCGGTTAAAGACCCTAAATGCCACGCTACAGCAACTCGTCTCGAAGGCCTTATTTATGGCACTCCCCTATCTACAAACGCCAGATATGCTAAAACTGAACTGCAAAAAAGGCTTGTACGTGCTATCTGGCAAAAAGCTGCGAGTCTTCATCTCGATGCCAGTCAACTCTCACTCTCTCAAGTCAATGAAGCAAGTGAACTTCTATTTCAAACCGAGCTAAAACAACTAAAACAAGGTCTTCCTGATGTTAACCAGTCTTACTGGTCTGTAAGTACTAATGGCGTCACTACAGAAATTAACAGTCGTGATCAACAGCATTATGGTTCGATTGCTTATACATTGAGAGCCATGTTAGCCGTGCAGCAAGATGTGTTGCTTGATTTTGACATCGAACTTCCTGAACTCAGTGATGATGCGGCCAAAGCTATCACTGAAAAAGTGGATCTAGTCACCTTGTCACTGTTAAAACGAGCAGATTCTCTTGCTAGAGAAGTGGATAGTTATGAAGTTTCGGCGAAGATGATTACCCAAAGTTGGGGTGTTATTTTCCCGTCTTTGGAGTCGTCAGAAAATGTAGGGACTGCAAATAGTTCATCATCTAAAGCGGCTAAATCAGGCTTATTACTGCCCTTGATAGAGCAGAAAATTGCGGCCTTCGAGCAATATAATGAGGTCAATCAAACCCTTTTCGCACGTAATCTTCAAGTGTATTTTGCGAAACTCGCTTTACCTAAAGACCCAGCTAAAAAGGCTGCATTCAAACAATATTTCACAGAAGCAATGATTGCATTCTCTGGCACGCTTTATCTCGATGCTCAGGCTCGAGTCAGTAATGGCTCAACAATTAAAGAATCTGATGTCGCAGCGTCGGTGCAAAGTTTGCTTCCCCATAGCATTAATGAATATGAAGATGTGATTTTTTATCCTAATTACCCGAAGGATAAGCAAGTCATCATAGAATCTTACGATATGGACTCATTCAGAGATTCAGGCCTACATTGGTTATATTTTAAAGAGGCACTGTTAGATGCCAAATCGCTAGTCAAAATTGAAGCTGATCCTTTTGCTGCTGAGCTTCTCAGTGAAGCGATCGCTCACTATGGTGTTCTGCTGCTTAGAAATGCGGGCATTGAAGGTAAACGGTTAAAGCAAGAGATGCTTAGCTCTGAGCTTGTGGCGCTGAGCTATGAAAAAATCATGTCTGACTTACAAAAATACCATAACTATCAGCCTCAGAAGCTTGCAAAAACAGGCATTATCTCTGCCGGTGGTAATGGTGGCGATACGCCTCAGACTCGTTATTTTATTAATGTGACAGACAAGCAAGGTTTTAAAGCCGAACATCGCTCATCAGATTGGTTAAGCCGTCAGCTACGAAGCTATCTGAGTAAGAGTTCTGAAACGGGCATAATCACTATTCCTCCAGCATTTGGTGGCGGTGGTGTTGCAGCTGAGGACATAAACAATGATGGATTAACCGATATCCTTATTCTGAGTGGCCTTGGTAACAAGCTCTTCTTGAATAAAGGAGGCCACTTCGAAGATATTACGGTTTCGGCTGGTTTGGATAATGACAGTAAGAGAAAAGGCTCAGAAGACACAGCGGGTGAGCCTCGCCAGCCTTTAATAGCCGATTTTGATAACGACGGCGACCAAGACATAGTGATCACTTATGTCGATGAAGCTCACCGGGTATATCGTAATGATGGAGAGGCAAAGTTTACCGAAGTTACTGCAATAGCTTCACTAGGTGGTGCGGGCCTTGTTGGCGGTCCTGCAACGACGTTCGATGTGAACAACGATGGTTTACTCGATATTTACATCGAATACTTCGGTAATTACCTCAAGGGCGAGTTGCCAACTCTAAAACGTCGTAATGACAATGGTGGCGTTAATGTACTATTTATCAATAAAGGTGGTTTCAAATTTGAACAGGCAAAAGATGCCCTAGGTGCCAACAACTCTGGGTGGGGCCAAGCGGTAACCCATACCGACTTGAATATGGATGGTTGGCAAGACCTCATCGTAGGTAATGACTTTGGGGTAAATGCTTATTACATCAATCAACAAGGCAAGGGTTTTGTTGATTATGCTGCCAAGCTAGGCACAGATAAGCCGTCATATACCATGAACTTGAGTTTAAGCGACCTTAACCGTGACGGTATCGCGGATATCTATGTGTCGAATATTGTGACCATGAATAAAGATCAGAAATATGTCACGCCAAGCGAGGATACCAGCGCCGAGTTTAATCCAGATAAATTAGCGAATATGCGAGTCGTCGAAGGCAATGACCTGTTTCTGTCTACTTTTGCCGATAACGGCGTCATCAAATATCAGCACAGTGACTTGGTTGGCCGAGGTTTTTCGTCAACAGGTTGGGCATGGGATGCTGACTTTTTAGATGTAGATAATGACGGGGATGATGATCTCTACGTGCTCAATGGCATGAATGATTATTATGTCTACTCCACTGAAAATCCTTATTACAACGACCCTATGACAGGCGAAAGCTTAGCGGTTAATTTTCCGGATGCAGCTAAAGCCAGTAATGTGTTTTTCCTCAACAGCAGTGGAAAACTATCGAATGTTTCAGCGTTAAGTGGCTTGGACATGATTGCTAATTCGCGATCGGCCTCCTACCTGGATTTTGATAATGATGGTGACTTAGATGTCGTAGTGAATAACTATCATGACACGGCGCAGTTATTCGAGAATCAGGCGCAGAAGCTCAATAATAACTGGATCAAAATAACCTTGCAGGGATCATCCAAACATGGCGTTAATCTGGATGGCATCGGGGCACAAATTATTGTGGGCTATGAAAATGATGGTTACTCATGGCGTCAAGTAAGTGGTAGTCAGGGCTATATGTCGGTACACCCCAAGCAGCAACATATAGGTTTAGGAAAAGCGACTTCGGCAAACCTTATGGTGATTTGGCCTAATGGCATCAGGCAGAGTATTAGCAATGTGAAAGCCAATCAAAGTTATACGGTTCGCTATCCGAAGAGGTAG
- a CDS encoding four helix bundle protein, whose product MKYEQLEVWQRSFSLSVRIYRLFSESRDFGFKDQICRSGLSVPSNIAEGMERESDREKARFLSIAKGSIGELKTQIMIAEEIQYISSNESSVLASECEQISKMLGSFIKTLRKKY is encoded by the coding sequence ATGAAATATGAACAACTTGAAGTTTGGCAACGAAGTTTTTCTCTGAGCGTTCGGATATATAGATTGTTTTCTGAATCTCGTGACTTCGGTTTTAAAGATCAAATATGTCGTTCAGGTTTATCGGTACCAAGTAATATTGCAGAAGGTATGGAAAGGGAGTCTGACAGAGAAAAAGCCAGGTTCTTAAGTATCGCTAAAGGTTCTATTGGTGAACTCAAGACTCAAATCATGATCGCAGAAGAAATTCAGTATATTTCCAGTAATGAATCTTCCGTATTAGCCAGTGAATGTGAACAAATTAGCAAAATGCTTGGGAGTTTCATTAAAACTCTCAGAAAAAAATATTGA
- a CDS encoding polysaccharide biosynthesis protein, whose translation MDFLQVIFSLDRTYKRLVSVAIDTVCLAFSFWLAVMVRTDTVDSLTNTDYWFLIALACPISILAFVKLGLYRAVLRYLSLQALTAILIGVVISTISLVFISYFANLDLPRTVPIIYAAFSLVLIGGSRGAIRSIVGSGMKREGEPVIIYGAGVSGRQLVTALVQSHEYYPFAFVDDDKSTHGSVIQGVHVHSPSIMRKLIKQKQATKVLLAIPSASRLRRQEILLSLEPLAVQVLTLPAMADLVSGNKLYSDIKEVEIDDLLGRDAVAPRQDLLSDNIFDKIVMVTGAGGSIGSELCRQILKQKPKKLVLFELSEFGLYSIEKELSTTALEGGLDVEILPMLGSVQRENRVLAVMESFKVQTVYHAAAYKHVPLVEHNVVEGVRNNVFGTMYTARAAIAAKVETFVLISTDKAVRPTNVMGTTKRLAELSLQALAKENHSTRFCMVRFGNVLGSSGSVVPLFRKQIAAGGPVTVTHPEITRFFMTIPEASQLVIQAGAMGKGGDVFVLDMGESVKIIDLATKMIRLSGFEVRDTINPAGDIEIDFTGLRPGEKLYEELLIGDDVTGTDHERIMTANEAYLSWEELELILSKLDMACHEFNHELIRDILLKAPTGFNPTDGICDLVWKVKNEVIVEKNNKVVSLVS comes from the coding sequence ATGGATTTTTTGCAAGTTATTTTTTCTTTAGATCGTACCTATAAACGCCTCGTTAGCGTTGCTATTGATACTGTGTGCTTAGCTTTTTCATTTTGGCTAGCGGTCATGGTGCGTACAGATACTGTTGACTCTCTTACTAATACAGACTATTGGTTTTTGATCGCACTTGCTTGCCCTATTAGCATTTTAGCTTTTGTGAAATTGGGATTATATCGAGCTGTCTTGAGGTACCTGAGTCTTCAAGCCTTAACTGCAATACTTATTGGGGTTGTTATTTCAACTATCAGTTTGGTGTTTATCTCCTATTTTGCAAATCTCGATCTTCCAAGAACTGTTCCTATTATCTATGCAGCATTTTCTCTAGTGTTGATAGGGGGCTCAAGAGGAGCCATTCGCTCCATTGTTGGTTCAGGCATGAAGCGAGAAGGTGAGCCTGTCATTATTTATGGTGCGGGTGTAAGCGGCCGCCAATTGGTTACAGCTCTTGTACAAAGTCATGAGTATTATCCATTCGCCTTTGTCGATGATGACAAATCAACTCATGGGAGTGTTATTCAGGGTGTTCATGTTCATTCTCCTTCGATAATGAGAAAGCTGATTAAGCAGAAACAAGCGACTAAAGTTCTTTTAGCTATTCCTAGTGCTTCACGTTTACGTAGACAAGAAATACTTTTGTCGTTAGAACCGCTAGCGGTTCAAGTGTTAACGCTTCCAGCTATGGCAGACCTAGTCAGTGGTAATAAACTCTATAGTGATATAAAAGAAGTTGAGATTGATGACCTTCTTGGTCGTGATGCTGTAGCACCTAGACAAGACCTACTTTCTGACAATATTTTCGACAAAATTGTTATGGTGACAGGGGCTGGTGGTTCTATTGGATCCGAGCTATGTCGTCAAATTCTAAAACAAAAACCTAAGAAACTTGTTTTATTCGAGTTATCTGAGTTTGGTCTCTATTCAATCGAAAAAGAACTCTCAACTACAGCTTTAGAAGGTGGGTTAGATGTTGAGATCTTACCCATGCTTGGCTCTGTGCAACGTGAGAATCGTGTTCTCGCAGTTATGGAGTCTTTTAAAGTTCAGACTGTTTACCATGCAGCAGCTTACAAACACGTGCCGTTAGTTGAGCATAATGTTGTCGAGGGAGTACGCAACAATGTATTTGGCACCATGTATACCGCTAGAGCTGCAATTGCGGCTAAAGTAGAGACATTTGTGCTGATTTCAACAGATAAGGCTGTGAGGCCCACAAACGTTATGGGGACAACTAAGCGACTGGCTGAGCTGTCTTTGCAGGCGCTAGCTAAAGAGAATCACTCTACACGCTTCTGTATGGTACGTTTTGGTAATGTGTTAGGTTCATCTGGTTCTGTTGTTCCTTTGTTTAGAAAGCAGATAGCTGCTGGTGGCCCCGTCACTGTTACACATCCTGAAATTACTCGTTTCTTTATGACTATCCCTGAAGCATCTCAGTTAGTGATACAAGCTGGTGCAATGGGAAAAGGTGGGGACGTGTTTGTTCTCGATATGGGCGAATCGGTTAAAATTATTGACTTGGCAACTAAGATGATTCGACTAAGTGGTTTTGAAGTTAGAGATACTATTAACCCCGCTGGTGATATAGAGATTGACTTTACTGGCCTAAGGCCAGGTGAAAAGCTCTACGAAGAGTTATTGATTGGTGATGATGTAACTGGCACAGATCATGAGAGAATCATGACTGCAAATGAAGCTTATCTTTCTTGGGAAGAGTTAGAGCTAATTCTAAGTAAACTTGATATGGCATGTCATGAATTTAATCATGAATTAATCAGAGATATCTTACTCAAAGCCCCAACAGGTTTCAATCCAACAGATGGAATTTGTGATCTTGTTTGGAAGGTGAAGAATGAAGTAATCGTTGAGAAAAACAACAAAGTGGTTTCTCTAGTATCCTAA
- the cysD gene encoding sulfate adenylyltransferase subunit CysD, which translates to MSIHLTHLKQLEAESIQIMREVAAEFDNPVMLYSVGKDSSVLLHLARKAFYPGKIPFPLMHVDTNWKFKEMIEFRDKMAKKHGFELIVHKNPRGIEMGVGPFTHGSAKHTDIMKTEGLKQALDMHGFDAAFGGARRDEEKSRAKERVYSFRDSKHRWDPKNQRPELWNIYNGKVDKGESIRVFPLSNWTELDIWQYIYLEGIEIPSLYLAKPRPVVERDGTLIMVDDERMPIEEGDVVQEKMVRFRTLGCYPLTGAVESEATTLPEIIQEMLLCTTSERQGRVIDNDSSGSMEKKKMEGYF; encoded by the coding sequence ATGTCTATACATCTAACTCATCTTAAACAGCTTGAAGCTGAATCGATTCAAATTATGCGTGAAGTGGCCGCTGAATTTGATAACCCTGTGATGCTCTACTCTGTCGGTAAGGACTCATCTGTATTACTGCATCTGGCTCGTAAGGCGTTTTATCCTGGGAAGATTCCATTTCCTTTGATGCATGTCGACACGAACTGGAAGTTCAAGGAGATGATTGAGTTTAGGGACAAGATGGCAAAGAAGCATGGCTTCGAGCTGATTGTCCACAAGAACCCTAGAGGTATCGAGATGGGTGTTGGCCCGTTCACCCATGGTAGTGCTAAGCATACTGACATCATGAAAACCGAAGGCCTCAAGCAGGCACTGGACATGCATGGATTCGATGCCGCTTTCGGTGGTGCTCGCCGTGACGAGGAAAAATCTCGTGCTAAAGAGCGTGTCTATTCTTTCCGTGATAGTAAGCATCGATGGGATCCTAAGAATCAGCGACCTGAGCTGTGGAATATCTATAACGGTAAAGTTGATAAGGGCGAGAGTATTCGTGTTTTTCCATTATCGAATTGGACTGAGCTCGATATTTGGCAATATATCTATCTAGAAGGTATTGAAATCCCATCGCTTTACCTTGCTAAGCCTCGCCCTGTAGTTGAACGTGATGGCACGTTAATCATGGTCGATGATGAGCGTATGCCCATTGAAGAAGGCGATGTGGTTCAAGAGAAGATGGTTAGATTCAGAACTTTAGGTTGCTATCCACTTACAGGTGCAGTCGAGTCTGAAGCCACCACCTTACCTGAGATCATTCAAGAGATGCTGCTATGCACTACCTCAGAGCGTCAGGGGCGAGTGATAGACAATGATTCTTCTGGGTCTATGGAAAAGAAGAAGATGGAAGGGTATTTCTAG